The nucleotide window GTCACAAAATGCATTAGGGGCATTTGCGTCTTTCCATATCCCTATTTAACACTGCTAGTGTACAAAATGAACTAGAGTGTCAAAGAAGTAAACAAATTTAACCCGAGTGTCAAAGAGGGAAAAAAAACTTTCTCAGAGCCAAATAGGGAATCACATTTTGAAGCAGTGTCAAATAAAGAATTCTCTCATGTTTTAGTTATGGGGATAAGTTAGCCCCTGCCCATGTGTGTaaataactactccctccgtttctaaatatttgtctttggCCCAGGGCAAAGCCATTGAAATAGCTGAAGAAGCGGCACATTTACCCGATGCAGTGCTAGACGTTGTAGCCCAAGAAAAGGCAGTGGAAGAAGCTTCAGCTTATTCCTCAATAAATGCAATTGCAAACACTGCTAATCCTAAGACCATTCAGTTGAGGGCATTGGTGGGAAACCAAGTTCTGCTATTGTTAGTGGATTCTGGGGGTTCTCGCACTGTTATGGCGTTGTTAAAAGGAGGGCGCGAGAGGGCCGGCCGGGGGCCTTTTTGCCCACGGCCGGGCAAGAGGGaagggatttccttcttaattcttgcttgattagattgacacatctcctctctttatataaagaggtttacttgactctcaagcaagcgacccttatctctaattaaccctaagactaaTGAGCTATACCGCCAGTCCAggcccattacgtactctaacaCTACACCCCACCTGAACATGCAGCTTGTCCTCGAGCTGCAGCCTAACCAACTTATAACCATCGACGCAACACAAACCTAACACCTAAAAACAAGCCTTTTACATCTCGGCTTGTTTTATTACCCTTAACCTGAAATGGACTGGGACGTTTTATTTTGGACCCCTTAACAAAAAGTGGACACCATCCGCACGTCGGACGTGCACGTGTACAACCACCTAGATCCCATGGACACCAGCCACTGCAGTAGTTGGGACGCGGTGCGCTCCTGTCGGTGACACCCTGCCTTCTCCCTGCCGGACGGCTGTTGGTCATGGACACCAGGTGGCTGTAGTAGTTGGGACGCGGTGCGCTCCTGTCGGTGACACCCTGCCTTCTCCCCGTCGAACGGCTGTTGGTCTGCACTGCACAGAGAAGAGTGGAGGGCTTGCGATGGAGAATGACGAGGAGGGTTGCGCCCCCCAACCGCCGATGTCACAAACTTTGAGGCCGCTGTCCGTGGGGACGAGATCGAGATCCTTTGCGCAGCGAAGGACAACTGGGAGGAGCGGCAGCTGCAGACCACGCATCTCCCGCACACGCCGACGAGCTAGGAGGCCGCGCGCAGCAGCCtgcagcctcaccgccgccgacACGTGGTGGGTAGCGATCCAAGCCGGAAGTGGTGACGGCGACGGTGGGAACTTGATCTGCTGGATGGGGATGCCCTGGGAAAGCGGTGATGGCGATGGCGGGAACTTGAACTGGTGGATCGGGACTCCCGCCGGCGCGGTTGATGCGGGGCCGGAGCTGACTGGCAGGGGCCACTGCAGCTGCAGCGGCTGCTGTAGTGTCGCGCCGGGCAGTGGCAGCGGCTGCTGCGGCGGAGTGCCGGGCGCGGCGGAGGCCACCAGGAGCGGCGGCTGCCACTGCAGTCAGGGCAGGGCGGTGGATGGCAGCTTCAGCGGCCCGACGCGCACGGCGGAGGCCGCCAGGAGCGGCGGCTGCCACTGCAGCCAGGGCGGGGCGGTGGATGGCAGCTGCAGCAGCCCGGCGAGCGCGGTGGGGGCTGCCAGGAGCGGCGGCTGCCACTGCAGCCACGACGGGGCGATGGATGGCAGCTGCAGCGGCCCGGCGAGCGCGGCGAGGGCCGCCTGGTGTGGCGGCTGCCACGGTAGCCGCGGCGGCTGCCACGGTAGCCGCGGCGGCGCGGTGCCGGTGATGGGCGGTGCAGCCTGGTGCGGCCCGTAGGACCCGGCCAAGAACAGGCGGATCTCCTGGACCGCATTGGTTAGGTCTCGCAGCGTCCCGGACACCTCCTCCGGGATGAGGACGGCTGGGGCGGGCATGACGGAGGACAGCGGGAGAGACGGGTTGGGCGGCGGTGAAGACATGATCGAACCGAAGCTAACTGATACCAAATTGTTATAGCACTGCTAGAAGGAGGGCGCGAGAGGGCCGGCCCGGGGCCTTTTTGCCCACGGCCGGGCAAGAGGGAAGGAATTTTcttcttaattcttgcttgattagattgatacatctccttTCTTTATATAGAAAAGTTTACTTGACTCTCAAGCAAGCGACCCTTATCTCTAATTAATTCTATGACTAATGGGCTATACCGCCAGCCCAggcccattacgtactctaacaCGCACATTCATAGACCATCAGTTAGCTGGCAAACTTCAGTATCTGGCTACAGATTTACCTGTACCTATGACTGTCAaagtggcaaatggtaaaacgcTACAGTGTACACTACTTATACAAAGTCAAAATTGGTGGGTACGGGCTTACCTTTTTTTTTTCTGAAATGGCCACTGCCGCGCGGGGTGGGGCGGTATTCCTAAAAGGGTTAGAGTTTACAAAGTTCACGTATTACGTGAAGAGAGGAAATCACGCCACAGCCCGACATGTTCCTTCAGTGTTTCCGTCTTGAGACGGTGCGACCAGAAAATAAGATCCTCCAGAATAGTTTTAACAGAGCATCTAGCATCAATCTCCAAACTTTGCAAAACCCTTTTGTTCCTTGCGTTCCAGATTTTCCAAAGATCAAGGAGGAGCATAAATGGGTGAAGAAACGTAGGCAAAGCTGCCGACAAAGTGGTGGTGAAGAGCACCATAATAGGGTTGAAACGCGACCTAATGCCTTGTTGCATCGGGCATGTGAAGAACAGGTGATCATGGTCCTCCACAGCGTTGTTGCATCTTGGGCATGAATCCAAGCTCAGGATTTGCTTCTTGCGCAGGTTCTTCCTAGTGTACAAGCTGTCCAGGTAAAAAAACCACCCAAAGATCATGACTTTCTTTGACACCCTCGAGTCCCACACTAGGGCTAGCATGGGATCAATGAGCTGCTCGTTAAGAGTCACGTAGGCCCCGCTCATGGTGAAGTTTTCACCATTAAGCAGTCTCCGCGTGTCCGGCTCCTGAGTGGTAGTAACGTCCTGCAACAAGGAGTTTAGAGAGACAAGTTCTACGACCGCAGTAGTGGTTAGCCGATTACGAAGAGCAAGTTTGATCCCATCCTACAAAATAAGGCTACCATGGGATTTTGGTTTGTGTGGTGTGAGAAAAGAGTAGGGAAAACTACAACCAGAGGCTCCGGCTGCAGCCAACCTAACCAAAAAAAGGTGGACTGTCCATTACCGATGGCACAGTAAAAAATCTCTCTCAGGCTCTGCAGCTGTTTAAAAATTGCTTTTGCAACGAACGAGCTGTTTTTACCATGGCCAATGTGGAGTGGGAGTGGTATATGATCCAATCCTTGCAAGGTATTTTGTAAGCAAATTTCAGAAGTAAACAAAAATTTTGTGCATGTAAGTTTTTAACACCCAGACCACCAGCCTCTATAGGAGTACAAACCTTATCCCAAGCCACAAGGCATTTGGCCCCAGAGCAAACCTCGTGATTGGACCAGAAAAGGTACGCCTATGTTTATGGATGGCCTCAAGAACTTGGACAGGAAGAGAAAAGCACAACATGAAGTAGGTAGGGAGACTGTCCAGGATAGCCGATAGAAGGACTAATTTACCGCCATGGGAGAGAGAAGAACACACCAACTAGAGAGATAAACATCACACCTATCTATGACTGGTTGGAATGCAGACGGAGGTAACTTGTGAGAGGAGGGGAAGCCCTAAGAGCATGCCTAACAGAGCCCTCAAAAACTCAACCTTCAAAACCAGTTTGAGGGCTGAGAAAATGTCGTTTTAAAGGCCGAAAATCCCTGGCGCAGATCAGTGCCCCTCAAACCAACCCTCAAAATATCTGTCTCGTCATCCTCTTCGTCTGCACGGAGGGAATCGAGCCGGGACGCTCGGGAGCGAGGGAATCATCTCTGTCTTCATCAACGCCGTGCACTGCTCACCGCCGGAATTCGTCGCTGTTCGTCGACGTGGGTGCCCGCCCTCCACTATTTTTGGCCGACGTGGGTGGCCGCCACCATCTCCGCGACGGCGGCTTCGGTCGGGGTGGCCGGGGGCGGGAGGCGCGGGGTGGGGGCAGGCGCCGGTGTTGGCGCGGGGGCCGTTGCCGACGGCGGAGGAGCGGCGGAGGGGGTGGCCGGGGGCTGGAGGGGGTCCATGGCCGCCGGCGGTGCCGagaacgggcggcggcggcggcggcgcggaccaaggctggcggcggcgcggtggtgaGAGGCAGTTGGGGAAATTTCATTCCCGCGCAACTCGTTGACCAAGTGAGGGTTGGACCTGGAAATTGCCCTCCAACCCTCACTAGTGCAGGTTGGCCTCGAACTTGAGGGTTCGGCCTGGAATTTTTTTTGAGGGTTTAGGGATTTGAGGGTACTGATCTGCACCTTTTTTTTGCTCAACCCTCAAACTGGCAGTTATTTTGAGGGTTTGACCAGTTTGAGGGCTCTGTTAGACATGCTCTAAGTAGGTCTGGGGGAAGGAGGAAATGTCTATGGCCAGGCGCCATCTTAGCGGCCTGGACATGGTCCACATTAAGATGGGTGAAAATGGTTTTGGTGAGTAAAAATCTAAGCCAGAACTAGTTACTGTCCCCCTCCCGCGAgtgaccgggggggggggggttggggaacgtagtaatttcaataaaaaatacgcacacgcaagatcatggtgatgcatagcaacgagaggggagagtgtgtccacgtaccctcgtagaccgaaagcggaagcgttagcacaacgcggttgatgaagtcatacgtcttcacgatccgaccgatcaagtaccgaacgcacggcacctccgagttcagcacacgttcaactcaatgatgtcccttgaactccgattcagccgagctttgaggaagagttccgtcagcacgacggtgtgttgacgatgatgatgttctaccgacgcagagcttcgcctaagcaccgctacgatatgaccaaggtggattatggtggaggggggcaccgcacatggctaagagatccaagggctcaattgttgtgtctctagggggtgcctccctccccgtatataaaggagtggaggagggggaggggccggtgatgacccacaagtgtaggggatatatcgtagtcctttcgataagtaagagtgtcgaacccaacgaggagcagaaggaaatgataagcggttttcagcaaggtattctctgcaagtactgaaataagtggtaacagatagttttgtgataggataatttgtaacgagcaacaagtaacaaaggtaaataaagtgcagcaaggtggcccaatcctttttgtagcaaaggacaagcctggacaaactcttatataaaggaaaacgctcccgaggacacatgggaattatcgtcaagctagttttcatcacgttcatatgattcgcgttcggtactttgataatttgatatgtgggtggaccggtgcttgggtgctgttcttacttgaacaagcatcccacttatgattaacctctattgcaagcatccgcaactacaaaaaaagtattaaggtaaacctaaccatagcatgaaacatatggatccaaatcagccccttacgaagcaacgcataaactagggtttaagcttctgtcactctagcaacccatcatctacttattacttcccaatgccttcctctaggcccaaataatggtgaagtgttatgtagtcgacgttcacataaccccactagaggatagacaacatacatctcatcaaaatatcaaacgaataccaaattcacatgactactaatagcaagacttctcccatgtccttaggaaaaaacgtaactactcacaaagcatattcatgttcataatcagaggggtattaatatgcatataggatctgaacatatgatcttccaccaaataaaccaactagcatcaactacaaggagtaatcaatactactagcaacctactagtaccaatcccggacttggagacaagaattggatacaagagatgaactagggttttaaGAGGAGATgatgctagtgaagatgttgatggagattgccctctcccgatgaaaggagcgttggtgatgacgacggcgatgatttccccctctcggagggaagtgtccccgacagaacagctctgccggagccctagattggttccgccaaggttccgcctcgtggcggcggagtctcgtcccgaaaggttgcttatgatttttttcctcgacgaaataCTTCATATAGCATAAGCTGGCCACCGGATagccaacagggggcccacgaggcaggggggcgcgcccccaccctcgtgggcaggtggtggcccccctgacgtatttcttccattcagtattttttattatttccaaaaatgactttcgtggagtttcaggacttctggagttgtgcagaataggtctctaatatttgctccttttccagcccagaattctagctgccaacattctccctccttatgtaaaccttgtaaaataagagagaataggcataagtattgtgacataatgtgtaataacaacccataatgtaatgaatattgatataaaagcatgatgcaaaatggacgtatcaactcccccaagcttagaccttgcttgtcctcaagcgaaagccgataactataaatatgtccacatgtttagaggtagaggtgtcgaaaaaataaaatacggacatgagggcatcatgattattctcataacagcaacataaatggatattgtcatatgatttcttatgctcaagtaataatctattcacaatgccaagtatgaatcagaaactttattgagaactaataaactataatctcagtcattgaagcaattgtaatttatcataacatcagaaagagtctatgtcagagctttctagtaagtccacatactcaactatcatttagtctttcataattgctaacactcacgcaatacttgtggttacagagttttaattggacacagagaaagataggggctcatagtttcgcctcccaacctttacctcaagggtaatgtcaacaataataacttaTGCTGacttacatccaattagatatatctatcaggatctttccaacaccctgtgcttgccaaaggataaaatgtaaaaaggaaaggtgaagatcaccgtgactcttgcataaggaAGAAGATAatagtaaaagataggcccttcgcagagggaagcagaggttgccatgcgctttcagggttggatgcacaaaatattaatgcgaaagaatgtcactttatattgccccttgtgatatgaacctttattatgcagtccgtcgcttttatttcttccacatcacaagatcgtataaagcttatttcctccacaccaatcaatcatacttatttagagagcaatttttattgcttgcaccgacaaaacttacttgaaggatattactcaatccataggtaggtatggtggactctcatggcaaaactggtttaagggtatttggaagcacaagtagtatctctacttggtgcaaagaatttggctagcatgaggggaaaggcaagctcaacatgtcggatgatccatgacaatatactttatctcagatataagaaaacataacccattacgttgtcttccttgtccaacatcaactcgttagcatgtcatattttaatgagtgctcccaatcataaaagatgtccaagatagcatatttatatgtgaaacctctctttctttattacttcctattaattgcaacgatgaccaaagctatgcttgtcaactctcaacaatttttaatcatcatactctttctatgtgaagtcattactctcaataagatcaatatgatatgtttgtttctttttattcttttctcttttcttttgttcactcaagatcatagcaagataatcaagcccttgactcaatcactaatctttattatatagctcaaggactcgattacatagagagatcttaaagcaaaactcaaaaccagaccatgccataaactttattctactagatcaagatactactaataggatcgaactaagaaaaatggtaaagataggagtgtgatggtgatacgataccgggaaatctcccccaagcttggcagttgccaaggggagtgcccatacccatgtgattatgtctcctttgttgaagaagaagaagatggttttgttgatggtgcagtcttcttccttaatttgcgcttgaggacaaaATTTTGATCCCTCAAGTCATTAATCTCCTGTTCCAGGATTAATATCTTTTTTGCATaattcctgcttgttttcctgcaagagacgaaaagggataaactcaatCTTAAGTTTCTTTGCTTtatcagggaggcttgactttttgaactccacatgcatgtccccaggttgaggtaatgggatttcatcttcatctgagctcgtctcctcccttctcttgggttcatagtcctcttcttctgtagtccaaccacaatgctccacatctccatagaccttggcatttgcaaggtaatcagccacatagctttctccttcagaatcctgggacgacatgttgctctaatctgcagtaggacagctcgaaacgaaaacagaggatatttgcgtgatacgggagtcaaagccttcgggagattatataatgaatttttaccgaccaaaatacgtaacgtgcaagaaaacggagtccggagagcacacgaggtgcccacgaggtagggggcgcacccagtagggtagggcgcgccctccaccctcgtggagccctcgtgtccttcccggattgcttcttatttttctattttttttctaaatattccaacacggagaaatattgccataaaactgttttggagtcggtttacttaccgtaccacatacctattccttttcggagtctgaaacgttctgaaaagtgtcccttatgtattcctccggggttacggtttcaataacattggttttaacatttataggattacttgagatatagtgtttgattctttgaccgttcaccaccttcggatttgtgtcttcgaaattgttgatttttatggcaccggaacgatagacctcctcgataacgtaaggacctccccatttagagagaagttttcctgcaaaaaatcttagacgagagttgtatagaaatacataatcacctacgttaaactcacgcttttgtatccttttgtcatgccatcttttaaccttttctttaaataacttggcattttcataagcttgggttctccattcatcaagtgagctaatgtcgaacaaccttttctcaccggcaagtttgaaatcatagttgagctatttaatagcccaataagccttatgttctagttcgagaggtaagtgacatgcttttccataaaccattttatatggagacatacccataggatttttatatgcagttctataggcccataatgcatcatcaagtttcttggaccaattctttctagatctattaacagtcttttgcaaaattaatttgagctctctattactca belongs to Triticum urartu cultivar G1812 chromosome 7, Tu2.1, whole genome shotgun sequence and includes:
- the LOC125518333 gene encoding translation initiation factor IF-2-like, which translates into the protein MDPLQPPATPSAAPPPSATAPAPTPAPAPTPRLPPPATPTEAAVAEMVAATHLRFDHVFTAAQPVSPAVLRHARPSRPHPGGGVRDAARPNQCGPGDPPVLGRVLRAAPGCTAHHRHRAAAATVAAAAATVAAATPGGPRRARRAAAAAIHRPVVAAVAAAAPGSPHRARRAAAAAIHRPALAAVAAAAPGGLRRARRAAEAAIHRPALTAVAAAAPGGLRRARHSAAAAAATARRDTTAAAAAAVAPASQLRPRINRAGGSPDPPVQVPAIAITAFPGHPHPADQVPTVAVTTSGLDRYPPRVGGGEAAGCCARPPSSSACAGDAWSAAAAPPSCPSLRKGSRSRPHGQRPQSL